Proteins from a genomic interval of Mycolicibacterium grossiae:
- a CDS encoding DNA topoisomerase IB — MKLRRSVVTTPGITRKRAGKGFSYRGPKGEPIADEDLTRIKELVIPPAWKKVWISPHRNGHIQAVGTDAAGRRQYLYHQQWQEERAEEKFDRVLRMSTRLPEWRAHVAEDLRGKGLERDRVLALALHLLDRGYFRAGGEQYATENESYGIATLLCDHVKVRKDAVEFDYPAKSGVRRTLEIEDPEIVRASKALLRREGSAERFLVCRTVNGWADIHADDLNARFKEMVGRDYSVKDLRTWHGTVLAAEAFVDADPPVSKKVIKRVESAVMKEVSEGLGNTPAVARASYVDPRVVQGYEQGLTIAKAAKKAERIDDMAEAQNIVEKATRKLITRVAKSKR, encoded by the coding sequence GTGAAACTGCGTCGCAGCGTGGTGACCACACCGGGCATCACGCGCAAACGTGCGGGTAAGGGATTCTCCTACCGCGGCCCGAAGGGCGAGCCGATCGCCGACGAGGACCTCACCCGCATCAAGGAATTGGTGATTCCGCCGGCCTGGAAGAAGGTGTGGATCAGCCCGCACCGCAACGGGCACATCCAGGCCGTCGGCACCGATGCCGCCGGACGGCGGCAGTACCTCTACCACCAGCAGTGGCAGGAGGAGCGGGCGGAGGAGAAGTTCGACCGCGTCCTGCGGATGTCCACGCGTCTGCCCGAATGGCGGGCGCACGTCGCCGAGGACCTGCGCGGCAAGGGACTCGAACGCGACCGGGTGCTAGCGCTCGCCCTGCACCTGCTGGACCGCGGGTACTTCCGTGCCGGGGGTGAGCAGTACGCCACCGAGAACGAGTCCTACGGCATCGCGACGCTGCTGTGCGACCACGTCAAGGTCCGCAAGGACGCCGTCGAATTCGACTATCCCGCCAAGAGCGGTGTGCGTCGCACCCTGGAGATCGAGGACCCCGAGATCGTCCGGGCGTCGAAGGCGCTGCTGCGCCGGGAGGGGAGCGCGGAGCGCTTCCTGGTGTGCCGCACCGTCAATGGGTGGGCGGACATCCACGCCGACGATCTCAACGCCCGCTTCAAGGAGATGGTGGGCCGGGACTACTCGGTCAAGGACCTGCGCACCTGGCACGGCACCGTGCTGGCCGCGGAGGCCTTCGTCGACGCCGACCCGCCGGTGTCGAAGAAGGTGATCAAGCGCGTCGAATCCGCGGTCATGAAGGAGGTTTCCGAGGGGCTGGGCAACACGCCGGCCGTCGCCCGGGCCTCCTACGTCGACCCCCGCGTGGTGCAGGGCTACGAGCAGGGGCTGACGATCGCCAAGGCCGCGAAGAAGGCCGAGCGCATCGACGACATGGCCGAAGCCCAGAACATCGTGGAGAAGGCCACCCGGAAGTTGATCACCCGGGTGGCCAAGTCCAAACGCTGA
- a CDS encoding glycosyltransferase, which produces MTTQGILGIAVVIPAHDEAATIARCVRSVLTAAGDVAVPVTVVVVLDACTDGSAAVLDEFGADVLAVEVDVRCVGAARAAGFRRARENYRERGWGDAQVWFATTDADSTVDRSWLRRQLDADADVVLGVVRIRDRRRMPAEVLRRYLAAYRAKFRADGRGHDHVHGANMGFRADAYWNVGGFAALPVHEDVDLVHRFDAVGARIARTVDIAVATSARPVGRAAGGFATHLQSLERPAEEEPA; this is translated from the coding sequence GTGACGACCCAGGGCATCCTCGGCATTGCGGTGGTCATCCCCGCCCACGACGAGGCGGCGACCATCGCGCGGTGCGTGCGCTCGGTGCTGACGGCAGCCGGCGACGTCGCGGTGCCCGTGACCGTGGTCGTGGTCCTCGACGCGTGCACCGACGGATCCGCCGCCGTCCTCGACGAATTCGGCGCGGACGTCCTCGCGGTCGAGGTGGACGTGCGGTGCGTCGGGGCCGCCCGCGCAGCGGGTTTTCGGCGTGCACGCGAGAACTACCGGGAACGCGGCTGGGGCGACGCGCAGGTCTGGTTCGCCACCACCGACGCGGACAGCACGGTGGACCGCTCCTGGCTGCGGCGGCAACTGGACGCGGACGCCGACGTCGTCCTCGGCGTGGTCCGCATCCGCGACCGGCGCCGCATGCCGGCCGAGGTGCTCCGCCGCTACCTCGCGGCCTACCGGGCGAAATTCCGCGCCGACGGTCGCGGACACGATCACGTGCACGGCGCCAACATGGGCTTCCGCGCCGACGCCTATTGGAACGTCGGTGGTTTCGCCGCGCTGCCCGTCCACGAGGACGTCGACCTCGTGCACCGCTTCGACGCCGTCGGGGCGCGCATCGCGCGCACCGTGGACATCGCCGTCGCGACGTCGGCACGACCGGTGGGCCGCGCCGCCGGCGGGTTCGCCACCCACCTGCAGTCCCTCGAGCGCCCCGCGGAGGAGGAGCCGGCGTGA
- a CDS encoding WS/DGAT/MGAT family O-acyltransferase yields MDFISPTDSLFLVGETREHPMHVAGLQLFEPPADAGPDYVRDLHRTMVENDDFQPTFRKHPGRLLGAVSNLTWAYDDDVDLDYHLRRSALPRPGRIRELLELTSRMHGTLLDRHRPLWETHVIEGLADGRFALYVKFHHSLIDGVSAQRLLMRSLTPDADDRNPQIAWTLKPRKRTSTEVQRVSPLRAVAGTAGSMLSLAPTSVALARAALLEQQLTLPFRAPRTMFNVPIGGARRVAAQSWPLARIRGVKAATGATINDVVLAMCAGALRAYLSEQDALPDAPLVAMVPVSLRGEDEQDAGGNMVGTILCNLATHLEDPARRLDAISTSMRDNKRVFAELPRTQALALSAFLVSGIALNLVPGFVSSAPPPFNIVISNVPGAREPMYWNGARLDGNYPFSIALDGQALNITLTNNADNLDFGLVGCRRSVPHLQRLLGHLEDSLAALEVAVGA; encoded by the coding sequence GTGGACTTCATCTCGCCGACCGACTCGCTGTTCCTCGTGGGCGAGACACGGGAGCACCCGATGCACGTCGCGGGGCTGCAGCTGTTCGAACCGCCGGCCGACGCGGGTCCCGACTACGTCCGCGACCTCCACCGGACGATGGTCGAGAACGACGATTTCCAGCCAACTTTCAGGAAGCACCCGGGCCGGTTGCTGGGAGCGGTGTCGAATCTGACGTGGGCCTACGACGACGACGTCGACCTCGACTACCACCTGCGCCGCTCGGCGCTGCCCCGCCCCGGACGCATTCGCGAACTCCTCGAGCTGACCTCGCGCATGCACGGCACGCTGCTCGACCGGCACCGGCCGCTGTGGGAAACCCACGTCATCGAAGGGCTCGCCGACGGGCGGTTCGCGCTCTACGTCAAGTTCCATCACTCGCTGATCGACGGCGTATCGGCGCAACGCCTGCTGATGCGTTCACTCACCCCGGACGCCGACGACCGCAATCCCCAGATCGCCTGGACGTTGAAGCCGCGCAAGCGCACCTCGACTGAGGTGCAACGCGTTTCGCCGTTGCGTGCCGTCGCGGGTACCGCCGGCTCGATGCTGTCCCTGGCACCGACCAGCGTCGCGCTGGCTCGGGCCGCGCTGCTGGAGCAGCAGCTGACGCTGCCCTTCCGGGCGCCGCGCACCATGTTCAACGTGCCGATCGGCGGTGCCCGCCGCGTCGCCGCGCAGTCCTGGCCGCTGGCCCGCATCCGCGGCGTGAAGGCCGCGACGGGCGCCACGATCAACGACGTCGTCCTGGCGATGTGCGCGGGCGCCCTGCGCGCCTACCTCAGCGAGCAGGACGCGCTGCCCGACGCGCCGCTGGTGGCCATGGTGCCGGTCAGCCTGCGGGGCGAGGACGAGCAGGACGCCGGCGGCAACATGGTGGGCACCATCCTGTGCAACCTCGCGACGCACCTGGAGGATCCCGCCCGGCGCCTCGACGCGATCAGCACCTCGATGCGCGACAACAAGCGGGTGTTCGCCGAACTGCCGCGCACCCAGGCACTCGCCCTGTCGGCGTTCCTGGTCTCCGGCATCGCCCTGAACCTGGTGCCGGGCTTCGTCTCGTCGGCCCCACCGCCGTTCAACATCGTGATCTCGAACGTGCCGGGCGCGCGGGAACCCATGTACTGGAACGGCGCCCGGCTGGACGGCAACTACCCGTTCTCCATCGCCCTGGACGGTCAGGCGCTGAACATCACGTTGACCAACAACGCCGACAACCTCGACTTCGGGCTGGTCGGCTGCCGGCGCAGCGTGCCGCACCTGCAGCGACTGCTCGGGCACCTCGAGGACTCCCTGGCTGCGCTCGAAGTGGCGGTCGGCGCCTGA
- a CDS encoding FAD binding domain-containing protein: MFPFTFHRAADEADAMAAGRAGGRFVAGGTTLIDLMRETVERPERVVDINALPYGDVDVTPRRLRVGALVRMADLAAHPDVRRDYPVISQALELSASAQLRNMASIGGNLMQRPRCLYFRDVTAACNRRDPGSGCPAIDGRNRTHAILGTSSSCIATHPSDLAVALVALDASVITRDGDGERTTPVAAFFRLPGDTPDREHDLAPGALITAIEVPRVAGRSGYLKVRDRESYEFAIASAAAALDVRGGVIASARVAAGGVGTVPWRLPAVERALTGKPATAEVIRAASARAADGARPASENGFKVELLRRTVERQLAILAGLA; the protein is encoded by the coding sequence GTGTTCCCCTTCACCTTCCACCGCGCCGCCGACGAGGCCGACGCCATGGCAGCCGGCCGCGCCGGCGGCCGCTTCGTGGCCGGCGGCACCACGCTGATCGACCTCATGCGGGAGACCGTCGAGCGGCCCGAGCGGGTCGTCGACATCAACGCCCTGCCCTATGGCGACGTCGACGTGACGCCTCGACGGCTGCGCGTCGGGGCGTTGGTGCGCATGGCCGACCTCGCCGCGCACCCCGACGTCCGCCGCGACTACCCGGTGATCAGTCAGGCGCTCGAGCTGAGCGCCTCGGCGCAGCTGCGCAACATGGCCTCGATCGGCGGCAACCTGATGCAGCGGCCGCGCTGCCTGTACTTCCGCGACGTCACCGCCGCGTGCAACCGCCGCGACCCGGGCAGCGGCTGCCCCGCCATCGACGGACGCAACCGGACCCACGCCATCCTGGGCACCAGCTCGTCGTGCATCGCCACGCACCCGTCGGACCTGGCGGTCGCCCTGGTGGCCCTCGACGCGAGCGTCATCACGCGCGACGGCGACGGTGAGCGCACGACGCCGGTCGCGGCCTTCTTCCGGCTGCCCGGCGACACCCCCGACCGCGAACACGACCTCGCGCCGGGTGCGCTCATCACGGCGATCGAGGTGCCCCGCGTGGCGGGCCGGTCCGGCTACCTCAAGGTGCGCGACCGGGAGTCCTACGAGTTCGCGATCGCCTCGGCCGCGGCGGCGCTCGACGTGCGTGGTGGCGTCATCGCCTCGGCACGGGTCGCCGCCGGTGGGGTCGGCACCGTCCCGTGGCGGCTGCCGGCCGTGGAACGGGCCCTCACCGGCAAGCCCGCCACCGCCGAGGTGATCCGCGCGGCGTCGGCCCGGGCCGCCGACGGTGCCCGGCCGGCGTCGGAGAACGGGTTCAAGGTGGAGTTGCTCCGGCGCACCGTGGAACGGCAACTCGCGATCCTGGCGGGGCTGGCGTGA
- a CDS encoding isochorismatase family cysteine hydrolase, with product MSKTALLVIDMLNTYDHPDAEPLADNVAKIVDPMADLIRRARERPDVDLIYVNDNRGDFTADRGDLVRQALDGARPDLIEPIAPSEDCTFLTKVRHSAFYATPLGYLLGRLETKCVILTGQVTEQCILYSALDGYIRHLDMIVPPDAVAHIYDDLGDAALRMMGRNMNTELTEAAKCL from the coding sequence ATGAGCAAGACCGCGCTACTCGTCATCGACATGTTGAACACCTACGACCATCCCGACGCCGAGCCGCTGGCCGACAACGTCGCCAAGATCGTCGACCCGATGGCGGACCTCATCCGACGCGCACGGGAGCGGCCGGACGTCGACCTCATCTACGTCAACGACAACCGGGGCGACTTCACCGCCGACCGCGGTGACCTGGTTCGCCAGGCGCTCGACGGCGCGCGCCCCGACCTCATCGAGCCGATCGCCCCGAGCGAAGACTGCACCTTCCTGACCAAGGTGCGCCACAGCGCCTTCTATGCGACGCCGCTGGGCTACCTGCTGGGCCGCTTGGAGACCAAGTGCGTGATCCTGACCGGTCAGGTCACCGAGCAGTGCATCCTCTACAGCGCGCTCGACGGGTACATCCGGCACCTCGACATGATCGTCCCGCCCGACGCGGTGGCCCACATCTACGACGACCTCGGGGACGCTGCGCTGAGGATGATGGGGCGCAACATGAACACCGAGCTGACCGAGGCGGCGAAGTGCCTCTGA
- a CDS encoding acyl-CoA dehydrogenase family protein: MSADLVRRWLADGALDLPVPGGGDTAVRWSRLESLTEIDVAAGRLAEAHADAAAILVELSGRGCGAGELWGVWAAEAPDAVLAATDGPDGVRLDGAKAWCSGATVCTHALVTARLADGRRGTYAVDLSSDGVEAMAPTWQHVGMSASDTRTVRFTDVAATAVGAPQAYLTRPGFWHGAIGVAACWLGGARAVARRLYVAVADDDARASTDPHAHAHLGAVDAALAAGRAVLDASARTIDDDPHGPGAELLARRVRAVVEHAVDEAIVRTGRALGPAPLALDRTHAQRVADLTLYVRQSHAERDLAVLGLLAAR; this comes from the coding sequence GTGAGTGCCGACCTCGTGCGACGCTGGCTCGCAGACGGCGCACTGGACCTGCCCGTGCCCGGCGGCGGCGACACGGCGGTGCGGTGGTCCCGGCTCGAGTCGCTCACCGAAATCGATGTCGCAGCAGGACGATTGGCCGAAGCGCATGCCGACGCGGCGGCCATCCTCGTCGAACTGAGCGGCCGCGGCTGCGGTGCCGGTGAACTGTGGGGCGTATGGGCCGCCGAGGCGCCCGACGCCGTCCTCGCCGCGACCGACGGTCCGGACGGCGTCCGGCTCGACGGCGCGAAGGCATGGTGCTCCGGCGCGACGGTCTGCACCCACGCGCTCGTCACGGCCCGCCTCGCCGACGGCCGCCGCGGCACCTACGCGGTGGACCTGTCGTCCGACGGCGTCGAGGCCATGGCACCGACGTGGCAGCACGTGGGCATGTCGGCAAGCGACACCCGCACCGTGCGCTTCACCGACGTCGCGGCGACGGCGGTCGGCGCGCCGCAGGCGTATCTGACGCGACCCGGATTCTGGCACGGCGCCATCGGCGTCGCCGCGTGCTGGCTCGGCGGGGCCCGTGCGGTCGCGCGGCGACTCTACGTCGCCGTCGCCGACGACGACGCCCGAGCGTCGACCGATCCGCACGCGCACGCCCACCTCGGCGCCGTCGACGCGGCACTCGCCGCCGGTCGTGCAGTCCTCGACGCGTCGGCACGGACCATCGACGACGATCCGCACGGTCCGGGCGCCGAACTGCTGGCGCGCCGCGTCCGGGCCGTCGTCGAGCACGCCGTCGACGAGGCGATCGTCCGCACCGGCCGCGCGCTGGGACCGGCGCCGCTCGCTCTGGACCGAACCCACGCTCAGCGCGTCGCGGACCTGACGCTCTACGTCCGGCAGAGCCACGCCGAGCGGGACCTGGCCGTGCTCGGCCTCCTGGCGGCGCGATGA
- a CDS encoding (2Fe-2S)-binding protein, translating to MPASSPQPVDRPDVEPTARSLPHLNRRTFVGASVAAGGAVTVLPLLGGCADDAPEAASTTTRVRMRINGTDREIDVDNRTSLIDMLRERAGLTGTKKGCDQGACGACTIHVDGRRVNACLTLAVMHDGAEITTVEGLERNGRLHPLQQAFIDRDAMQCGYCTPGQIMSGIGCIREQRASSPEEIREWMSGNICRCGAYTNIVAAIGSVAATGEQGA from the coding sequence ATGCCAGCTTCCTCGCCCCAGCCCGTAGATCGACCGGACGTCGAACCCACGGCCCGGTCCCTGCCGCATCTGAATCGCCGCACCTTCGTCGGCGCCTCCGTCGCCGCCGGCGGCGCCGTCACCGTCCTGCCGCTGCTCGGCGGGTGCGCCGACGACGCTCCCGAGGCCGCGTCGACCACCACCAGGGTGCGAATGCGGATCAATGGCACCGACCGCGAGATCGACGTCGACAACCGGACGTCACTGATCGACATGCTCCGCGAGCGCGCCGGACTGACCGGCACCAAGAAGGGCTGCGACCAGGGCGCGTGCGGCGCGTGCACCATCCACGTCGACGGGCGCCGGGTGAACGCCTGCCTGACGCTCGCGGTGATGCACGACGGCGCGGAGATCACCACGGTCGAGGGCCTGGAGCGCAACGGCAGGCTGCACCCCCTGCAGCAGGCGTTCATCGACCGCGACGCCATGCAGTGCGGCTACTGCACCCCCGGGCAGATCATGTCCGGGATCGGGTGCATCCGCGAACAGCGCGCCTCCTCGCCCGAGGAGATCCGGGAGTGGATGAGCGGCAACATCTGTCGCTGCGGCGCCTACACCAACATCGTCGCCGCCATCGGCAGCGTCGCCGCCACCGGCGAGCAGGGCGCCTGA
- a CDS encoding KasA/KasB family beta-ketoacyl-ACP synthase: MLGPLPDVVITGVAMTTSLAAQAEDTWTALLDGRSGIRPLEADNLDGLELPSRIGGQLVEDVEADLTRVELRRLSFLQKMAVVLSRRAWADCGSPEVDTARLGVTVGTGLGSTEDIIIAYHEMRQRGLKAVSPLAVQMFMPNGPAAAVGLERGARAGVTAPLTGDSSGAAAIAQAWRNIAFGDADVVVCGGVEAKLEGVPISAYGQLDGVLATDDADPAAACKPFDRDRTGMVLGEGGAILIMETEQHAKARGARVLARVLGGAMTSDGYDAFRANPDAEQQAYAITRTLEMAGLAPTDVDHVNAHAAGTVEGDLTEATALGKVFGSHRPAVYASKAALGHALGGSGAIEAALTVLALRDGVVPPTLNLRHLDDRVDLDVVAGEPRRGDYRHAVSTSFGFGGHNVALAFGKA, encoded by the coding sequence ATGCTGGGCCCACTGCCCGATGTCGTCATCACCGGTGTCGCGATGACGACGTCGCTCGCCGCGCAGGCCGAGGACACCTGGACCGCGCTGCTGGACGGCCGCAGCGGCATCCGTCCGTTGGAAGCCGACAACCTCGACGGGCTGGAACTGCCGTCGCGGATCGGCGGTCAGCTGGTGGAGGACGTCGAGGCCGACCTGACGCGCGTCGAACTCCGCCGGCTGTCGTTCCTGCAGAAGATGGCCGTGGTGCTGAGTCGCCGGGCCTGGGCGGACTGCGGGTCGCCCGAGGTGGACACCGCCCGCCTCGGCGTCACGGTGGGGACCGGTCTCGGCTCCACCGAGGACATCATCATCGCCTATCACGAGATGCGGCAGCGGGGCCTCAAGGCGGTCTCGCCGCTGGCCGTGCAGATGTTCATGCCGAACGGTCCCGCGGCTGCGGTCGGCCTGGAGCGCGGCGCGCGGGCCGGGGTGACGGCGCCGCTCACCGGTGACTCCTCGGGCGCGGCCGCCATCGCGCAGGCGTGGCGCAACATCGCCTTCGGCGACGCCGACGTCGTGGTGTGCGGTGGGGTGGAGGCCAAACTCGAGGGCGTCCCCATCTCCGCCTACGGCCAGCTCGACGGCGTGCTGGCCACCGACGACGCCGATCCGGCCGCGGCGTGCAAGCCGTTCGACCGCGACCGCACCGGCATGGTGCTCGGCGAGGGTGGCGCCATCCTCATCATGGAGACCGAGCAGCACGCGAAGGCCCGCGGGGCGCGAGTGCTCGCCCGGGTGCTCGGTGGGGCGATGACGTCGGACGGCTACGACGCCTTCCGCGCCAACCCCGACGCCGAACAGCAGGCCTACGCCATCACCCGCACGCTGGAGATGGCCGGCCTGGCGCCGACCGACGTCGACCACGTCAACGCCCACGCCGCGGGCACCGTCGAGGGCGATCTCACCGAGGCGACGGCCCTGGGGAAGGTGTTCGGCAGCCACCGCCCGGCGGTGTACGCGTCGAAGGCCGCGCTCGGTCACGCGCTGGGCGGCTCCGGGGCCATCGAGGCGGCGCTCACCGTGCTCGCGCTGCGCGACGGCGTCGTCCCACCGACGCTGAACCTGCGCCACCTCGACGACCGCGTCGACCTCGACGTCGTGGCCGGCGAGCCGCGCCGCGGCGACTACCGCCATGCGGTGAGCACCAGTTTCGGCTTCGGCGGCCACAACGTGGCGCTGGCATTCGGCAAGGCCTAG
- a CDS encoding hypervirulence associated TUDOR domain-containing protein, protein MSDKEFKKGDHVEWKSHGSTAKGTVEEKITKDTEAAGRTVKASSDDPQYRVKSEKSGNDAVHKPGALKKK, encoded by the coding sequence ATGAGTGACAAGGAATTCAAGAAGGGCGACCACGTCGAGTGGAAGAGCCACGGCAGCACCGCGAAGGGCACCGTGGAGGAGAAGATCACCAAGGACACCGAGGCGGCCGGACGCACGGTGAAGGCCAGCTCCGACGACCCCCAGTACCGGGTCAAGAGCGAGAAGAGTGGCAACGACGCCGTCCACAAGCCGGGTGCCCTGAAGAAGAAGTAG